A genome region from Coprococcus phoceensis includes the following:
- the recN gene encoding DNA repair protein RecN, with protein sequence MLHNLYVKNLALIDEIEVEFTKGLNILTGETGAGKSIILGSVNLALGGKYSADIIRKGAEYGYVELTFFVENKTQEEALKRKDIFPEDGVVVLSRKLMSKRSISKINGETVPIALLKEAASILIDIHGQHEHQSLLYKKNHLTILDAFAKENIKQVKEKLAKAYLIYKEQKEELEEALTDEKERNKEIGFLEFEIQEIRQAKLSRQEDETLEETYRRMTNGKKIVGNLEEAYEYTGGTNSETASEAISRALRCMQEAAGCDEQAQDMFQQLAEIDSLLNDFNRELSDYKMSFDFSEETFFEVETRLNEINRLKAKYGNSIEEILEYCDKKEERLLKLQDYDAYLAQLQKKVEETEAEVKHYSNQLSLLRKEESVKLAEAIRKGLRDLNFLDTQFEIVFRELGTYTVQGTDEVEFMISMNPGEPVRALGDVASGGELSRIMLAIKSVMAEKDQIETLIFDEIDVGISGRTAQKVSEKMSFIGRNHQVICITHLAQIAAMADAHYAIEKQVEDGVTKSKIFRLSKEQEIEELARILGGAKITDTVMQSAAEMKELAERTK encoded by the coding sequence ATGTTACATAATTTGTATGTGAAAAATCTTGCATTGATTGATGAGATTGAAGTGGAATTTACAAAGGGGCTGAATATTTTGACAGGGGAGACAGGCGCCGGGAAATCAATTATTCTTGGTTCTGTCAATCTTGCATTGGGAGGAAAATATTCCGCTGATATCATACGAAAGGGTGCAGAATATGGATATGTGGAACTAACATTTTTTGTGGAAAATAAGACACAGGAGGAGGCGCTGAAAAGAAAAGATATTTTCCCGGAAGATGGAGTCGTTGTTCTTAGCAGAAAACTTATGAGTAAGAGAAGTATCAGTAAGATCAATGGCGAGACGGTTCCGATTGCGCTTTTAAAAGAAGCAGCGTCGATTTTAATCGATATTCATGGACAGCATGAGCACCAGTCCCTGCTCTATAAAAAAAATCATCTGACAATTTTAGATGCATTTGCAAAAGAGAACATTAAGCAGGTGAAAGAAAAGCTTGCAAAGGCTTATTTGATTTACAAAGAGCAGAAAGAAGAGCTTGAAGAGGCGTTGACAGATGAAAAGGAACGCAATAAGGAGATCGGGTTCTTAGAGTTTGAAATTCAGGAGATCAGACAGGCGAAGCTTTCAAGACAGGAGGATGAGACACTGGAGGAAACATATCGCCGGATGACGAATGGAAAGAAAATCGTGGGAAATTTGGAAGAGGCATATGAGTACACCGGTGGAACGAACTCAGAGACGGCAAGCGAGGCAATCAGCAGGGCGCTTCGTTGTATGCAGGAGGCGGCAGGCTGCGATGAGCAGGCACAGGATATGTTTCAGCAGCTTGCGGAGATAGATAGTCTTTTGAATGATTTTAACCGAGAATTGTCAGACTACAAAATGTCCTTTGATTTTTCGGAAGAGACGTTTTTTGAAGTGGAGACACGATTGAATGAGATCAATCGTTTGAAGGCAAAATATGGAAATTCTATTGAAGAGATTTTAGAATATTGTGATAAAAAAGAGGAAAGGCTATTAAAACTGCAGGATTATGATGCGTATCTGGCGCAGTTACAAAAAAAAGTGGAAGAGACCGAAGCAGAAGTAAAACACTATTCTAACCAGTTGTCTTTACTGCGGAAAGAAGAATCCGTAAAGCTTGCAGAAGCGATTCGAAAAGGGCTTCGAGATCTGAATTTTTTAGATACGCAGTTTGAAATTGTGTTTCGTGAGCTTGGGACTTATACAGTTCAGGGGACAGATGAAGTTGAATTTATGATTTCCATGAATCCCGGAGAACCGGTGAGAGCGCTCGGCGATGTTGCATCGGGAGGAGAGCTGTCAAGAATCATGCTCGCAATTAAAAGTGTGATGGCTGAGAAAGACCAGATAGAGACATTGATCTTTGATGAGATTGATGTGGGAATCAGCGGAAGAACCGCTCAGAAGGTTTCTGAAAAGATGTCTTTTATCGGACGAAATCATCAGGTGATTTGCATTACCCATCTTGCGCAGATTGCAGCGATGGCAGATGCACATTACGCGATTGAAAAGCAGGTGGAGGATGGTGTCACAAAAAGTAAAATTTTCCGATTAAGTAAAGAACAGGAAATTGAAGAGCTCGCCAGAATTCTTGGAGGTGCAAAGATTACAGATACTGTTATGCAAAGTGCAGCTGAGATGAAAGAATTGGCAGAACGTACAAAATAA